In Phoenix dactylifera cultivar Barhee BC4 unplaced genomic scaffold, palm_55x_up_171113_PBpolish2nd_filt_p 000713F, whole genome shotgun sequence, a single genomic region encodes these proteins:
- the LOC103700897 gene encoding meiosis-specific protein PAIR3-like → MRPEAGSSECQSLGSSLYPSGRFPKVSIGIRVERCPKMGSGSTKEDGAALPTREGVSSSQGKVFEENRGPGIVEASEGKQAAKDQKASPWLVCHETPTTEAVQIFANRASMLQSEDGFHKKIDTVAIRKRTEKDGKRERAEKLVFATMEETHVLDEGIGGEHPKGMNRNNNEALRMKLWAILGTASQNKQNMVSPNFEDTILHINHKRESQMDKVEKPKQNSDTIETDSESPKQTTRRPVTRSLARKKAPRTTAHKLPDQVGSRKRPLSSSISGAKLKLDGKNIFSFEEGEGKERSLERTVRFKWKRSEQNKARMEPWRIYFPRKQASDKSMQIDGKEQTLPSPDKASPRIKETAHSSQPCQGQKDILETNTEVPDVNHHSQTAVHKHFACPSLACDAETHKYDGSSFLKKKTRSWEHTNSLPVPNDAYLHKWVGSPSAARNCNPLDDSQSPAVAMNANTPTPSPRRKLPNEAFWSPALVKKRKLTRQLYSSKSLGNLRRKSNGSDAETETSDCTRDVRQSGTPHVVGKTEIEKQPSLSPIKVQDSEGFDANNIFKKGCRQIEKCVSDAGSPKISPLTLDHRKRVHRQKVGSLCKTNLSSPSLVGTYRTEETTGSHESSDQYPEDSLARAVCQLALVLERFKSKVKSHTNKKSSKTLSVAAEKIRLQLQDAESHIQADLRKFIGTGNSKRKHLESKFQEQQGKLKFIHDKFKEEVNQHLLDCTSILEEFEAHQTELKGCADRQKMSHRKLLLQVEEAMEAQLNDAETSIGMVHKEARRKMNGLKHVLKELLAEGTIC, encoded by the exons ATGAGGCCGGAG GCTGGATCAAGCGAATGCCAGAGTTTGGGCAGTTCTCTATATCCATCTGGTCGATTTCCAAAAGTCTCTATTGGGATCAGAGTTGAGAGATGCCCAAAGATGGGATCTGGATCAACAAAAGAAGATGGTGCTGCATTGCCTACTAGGGAGGGAGTGTCCTCATCTCAGGGAAAGGTTTTTGAAGAAAATAGAGGACCTGGAATTGTAGAAGCCTCTGAAGGAAAACAGGCAGCTAAAGATCAAAAGGCTTCTCCATGGTTAGTTTGTCATGAAACACCAACTACAGAGGCAGTGCAGATCTTTGCAAATAGGGCTTCAATGCTACAGTCAGAGGATggttttcacaaaaaaattgaTACTGTTGCTATCAGAAAAAGGACAGAGAAAGATGGCAAGAGGGAAAGGGCGGAGAAACTTGTGTTTGCTACAATGGAGGAAACACATGTGCTAGATGAAGGTATAGGTGGAGAACATCCTAAGGGAATGAACAGGAACAATAATGAAGCTTTAAGAATGAAGCTGTGGGCCATACTTGGTACTGCTTCACAGAACAAGCAAAATATGGTCTCACCTAACTTTGAAGACACAATATTgcatataaatcataaaaggGAATCCCAAATGGACAAAGTAGAAAAGCCAAAGCAGAACTCAGATACGATTGAGACGGATTCTGAAAGCCCAAAACAAACCACAAGAAGACCTGTTACTCGCTCCTTAGCACGGAAGAAAGCTCCACGAACTACCGCGCACAAGTTGCCAGATCAGGTTGGCTCTAGAAAGAggcctttgtcctcttccatcTCGGGTGCTAAACTGAAACTTGATGGGAAGAACATCTTTTCTTTTGAGGAAGGTGAAGGAAAAGAACGAAGCTTAGAACGCACTGTCAGGTTTAAATGGAAGAGAAGTGAGCAGAACAAGGCTAGAATGGAACCTTGGAGGATTTATTTTCCTAGAAAACAGGCTTCAGACAAGAGCATGCAGATTGACGGTAAAGAACAAACACTGCCATCACCTGATAAAGCATCACCACGGATCAAGGAAACAGCACATTCTTCTCAGCCATGTCAGGGTCAGAAAGACATTTTGGAAACAAACACTGAAGTTCCAGATGTTAATCATCATTCACAAACAGCAGTACACAAACATTTTGCCTGCCCATCACTAGCATGTGATGCGGAAACTCATAAATATGATGGTAGCTCATTCCTGAAAAAGAAAACACGTTCATGGGAACATACAAACAGTTTGCCAGTGCCCAACGATGCTTACCTGCACAAGTGGGTCGGTAGTCCATCAGCAGCAAGGAATTGTAATCCCTTGGATGACTCTCAGAGTCCAGCTGTAGCTATGAATGCAAATACACCTACACCTTCACCAAGAAGGAAACTACCAAATGAGGCTTTCTGGAGTCCTGCGctggttaagaaaagaaagttgaCAAGACAACTTTATAGCTCAAAAAGTCTGGGTAATTTAAGAAGAAAATCTAATGGTTCAGATGCAGAAACAGAAACATCT GATTGTACTAGAGACGTTCGTCAGTCAGGAACACCACATGTTGTGGGAAagacagaaatcgagaagcAGCCATCTCTATCCCCAATCAAGGTCCAGGACTCTGAGGGCTTTGAcgcaaacaatatttttaaaaaag GTTGTAGACAGATTGAAAAATGTGTTTCAGATGCTGGCAGCCCCAAGATTTCTCCACTCACACTTGATCATAGGAAAAGAGTACACAGGCAAAAAGTTGGAAGTTTGTGCAAAACCAACCTATCTTCACCATCTCTAGTTGGCACTTACA GAACTGAAGAAACAACTGGTTCACATGAATCTTCAGATCAATACCCAGAGGATAGCTTGGCAAG AGCTGTCTGCCAGCTGGCATTGGTTTTGGAAAGGTTCAAAAGCAAAGTAAAATCACACACGAACAAGAAAAGCTCTAAGACACTCTCAGTTGCTGCAGAAAAAATACGCCTGCAGCTACAAGATGCTGAGTCTCATATACAGGCAGATTT ACGGAAGTTCATCGGCACTGGCAATTCCAAGAGAAAGCATCTGGAATCTAAATTTCAAG AGCAACAAGGAAAGCTGAAGTTTATACATGACAAATTTAAAGAGGAGGTCAATCAGCACCTCCTGGACTGCACGAGCATCCTGGAAGAGTTTGAAGCACACCAAACAGAACTTAAAGGATGTGCAGACCGGCAGA AGATGTCACATAGGAAGCTTCTCCTGCAAGTTGAAGAAGCAATGGAGGCTCAGCTAAATGATGCAGAGACAAGCATTGGCATGGTTCATAAg GAAGCAAGGAGAAAGATGAATGGCTTAAAGCATGTATTGAAGGAGTTGCTGGCAGAGGGCACAATTTGTTGA
- the LOC103700439 gene encoding zinc-finger homeodomain protein 10-like, giving the protein MDSVARSFDPGPHRPFPISFTNGTLKKHLPHPPAEEEHPQYRECLRNHAASLGGHAVDGCCEFMPSPSADPAVPTSLTCDACGCHRNFHRRLPTDPRIRRDETDGDDDEEEDGGGAGIAGPGSAQAIAAPVAAASSGGFQAAAPVPRKRFRTKFSAEQKKRMQEMSERLGWRMPKKDDAVVEEFCRQVGVERGVFKVWMHNNKHAYHGSPSSTRRETSGGGGGGDGEGNGRGAGGDNRGDSNYAVNGSPSSS; this is encoded by the exons ATGGATTCGGTCGCCAGAAGCTTCGACCCTGGTCCCCACAGGCCCTTCCCCATCTCCTTCACTAACGGCACTCTAAAGAAACATCTACCCCACCcgccggcggaggaggagcaCCCCCAGTACCGGGAGTGCCTCCGGAACCACGCCGCCAGCCTCGGCGGACACGCCGTCGACGGTTGCTGCGAGTTCATGCCCTCCCCCTCCGCCGACCCCGCCGTCCCCACCTCCCTCACCTGCGACGCCTGCGGCTGTCACCGTAACTTCCACCGCCGCCTCCCCACCGACCCCCGCATCCGCCGCGACGAGACCGACGGCGACgacgacgaggaggagga CGGCGGGGGCGCCGGCATCGCCGGACCCGGGTCCGCCCAAGCCATCGCCGCCCCCGTAGCGGCGGCGTCTTCGGGGGGGTTTCAGGCCGCAGCGCCGGTGCCGAGGAAGAGGTTCAGGACGAAGTTCAGCGCGGAGCAGAAGAAGAGGATGCAGGAGATGTCGGAGCGGCTGGGCTGGAGGATGCCGAAGAAGGACGATGCGGTCGTCGAGGAATTCTGCCGTCAAGTCGGCGTGGAGAGGGGGGTCTTCAAGGTGTGGATGCATAACAACAAGCACGCCTATCATGGCAGCCCGTCGTCGACGAGAAGGGAAacgagcggcggcggcggcggcggtgatgGTGAGGGGAATGGCAGAGGTGCCGGCGGCGACAATAGGGGCGACAGCAATTATGCAGTCAAcggttctccttcttcctcttga